A portion of the Acidihalobacter yilgarnensis genome contains these proteins:
- a CDS encoding chemotaxis protein CheW, with product MSATEQRSPYDYLVQLERKCRVASPGLPVAEAQHQQWSGVLFKLAGYEMVAAMSEVAEIGDMLPVAHLPGVKPWVLGLANMRGNLLPIIDLRRYLFASAAPTAEAGRVLVVKQDGSLIGLRVDAVIGMRHFLETQRTGDTPTLPDPLDVYVVEGFVDQGLVKPVFSIRRLVNNPAFQDAAL from the coding sequence TGCAGCTGGAGCGCAAGTGCCGTGTAGCCTCGCCTGGACTGCCGGTCGCGGAGGCGCAGCATCAGCAGTGGTCTGGTGTGCTGTTCAAGCTGGCCGGGTACGAGATGGTTGCGGCGATGAGCGAGGTTGCCGAGATCGGCGATATGCTGCCCGTCGCACATCTCCCAGGTGTAAAGCCTTGGGTATTGGGGCTGGCGAACATGCGAGGAAACCTACTGCCGATCATTGATCTACGGCGCTACCTGTTTGCCTCGGCGGCGCCGACTGCGGAGGCTGGGAGAGTGCTGGTGGTCAAGCAGGATGGTTCACTGATTGGCTTGCGGGTGGATGCCGTGATTGGTATGCGCCACTTCCTCGAGACGCAACGTACCGGTGACACGCCGACACTGCCCGACCCCCTTGATGTCTACGTCGTCGAGGGCTTTGTCGATCAGGGCTTGGTCAAGCCCGTTTTCAGCATCAGGCGCCTGGTAAACAATCCGGCATTTCAGGATGCGGCACTGTGA
- a CDS encoding methyl-accepting chemotaxis protein: MKSPRKADRQKIGLSGRFALLFALLLLFLLLAGASFVYTAIQDRHYQRFTRTNAAQQLLSQQLAATALEAAGGNTLAFKRLAEQRDHFDALMQAYNLGGQGAGPALPESLKPQYERLNTLWQIYRNRLDEIIQGQKSVADITRYVTDVDRYVPKLLAFSDQVTTALVKRGASAQEIYVAERQTLLALRIQNSLTRVLQGGEGASTAADQFGRDATLFGNVMQALLTGNAAMKIAPVKDEQTREILRQIAMLFSSVSDHVATILELAPRLFAIKNASTQLQANAPQLLSATGDLETALGAHYRRLGLINLAGYVFGGLALFVLILFGALLYRDSQRRLALTTEQNRRNQRAILRLLDEMTNLAEGDLTVHATVTEDITGAIADSVNYAIDALRSLVTTINQTSVQVATAAEKTQTTALRLADASGHQAREIASASAAVTDMADSIERVSKNAMSSADVAKKSVEIAAKGAATVRRSIDGMDTIREQIQDTAKRIKRLGESSQEIGDIVGLINDIADQTNILALNAAIQASAAGEAGRGFAVVADEVQRLAERSANATRQIEALVKAIQADTSEAVLSMEQSTSNVVAGGQLAGDAGDALAEIESVSNQLAKQIMTIASAARQQAAVAANVTNTMNVIQEITMQTSDSTHETAQSIGQLTELAAELRRTVAGFKLPDSEDTDTVVLDDGGASDIEAA, from the coding sequence ATGAAGTCACCAAGAAAGGCTGATCGGCAGAAAATCGGGCTGAGCGGACGATTTGCGCTGCTGTTCGCATTGCTACTGCTTTTCCTGTTGCTTGCGGGCGCATCCTTCGTCTACACCGCAATCCAGGATCGTCATTACCAGCGGTTTACGCGCACCAACGCCGCGCAGCAGTTGCTTTCCCAGCAGTTGGCTGCAACTGCGCTTGAGGCTGCCGGGGGTAATACGCTCGCCTTCAAGCGACTGGCTGAGCAGCGTGATCATTTCGATGCGCTGATGCAGGCATACAATCTTGGTGGCCAAGGCGCGGGCCCGGCACTGCCGGAATCGCTTAAACCGCAATATGAACGTCTCAATACCCTGTGGCAGATCTATCGCAATCGGTTGGACGAGATTATCCAAGGACAGAAATCGGTTGCTGACATCACGCGCTATGTGACCGATGTCGACCGGTATGTACCCAAGCTGCTGGCCTTTTCGGATCAGGTCACGACTGCGTTGGTCAAGCGTGGCGCAAGCGCTCAGGAGATCTACGTGGCCGAGCGTCAGACCCTACTCGCGCTGCGTATCCAGAACAGCTTGACCCGTGTTTTGCAAGGGGGGGAGGGCGCTTCCACCGCTGCCGACCAATTCGGGCGGGATGCGACGTTGTTCGGCAACGTAATGCAGGCCTTGCTGACCGGTAATGCGGCGATGAAGATCGCCCCGGTGAAGGATGAGCAGACCCGTGAAATCCTACGCCAGATTGCGATGTTGTTCAGTTCAGTGAGCGACCATGTGGCCACGATCCTTGAGCTTGCGCCCCGGTTGTTTGCGATCAAGAACGCCTCTACGCAGCTGCAGGCCAATGCACCACAGCTGCTGAGCGCCACGGGTGATCTGGAAACGGCACTGGGGGCGCACTATCGTCGTTTGGGCCTGATCAATCTGGCCGGTTACGTCTTCGGTGGCTTGGCCTTATTTGTGCTGATTCTTTTCGGTGCATTGTTGTACCGCGATTCGCAGCGTCGTTTGGCATTGACCACCGAGCAAAATCGCCGTAACCAGCGCGCGATCCTGCGCCTGCTCGACGAGATGACCAATCTGGCGGAAGGCGATCTTACGGTTCATGCCACGGTGACTGAGGACATCACGGGGGCTATCGCCGATTCGGTTAATTATGCCATCGATGCCCTGCGCAGTCTGGTGACCACGATCAACCAGACATCGGTGCAGGTCGCGACCGCGGCCGAGAAAACACAGACTACGGCCTTGCGTCTTGCCGACGCCAGCGGCCATCAGGCGCGCGAGATTGCCTCTGCCTCGGCGGCGGTGACCGATATGGCGGATTCCATCGAACGGGTATCCAAGAACGCGATGTCTTCGGCGGATGTGGCCAAAAAATCCGTCGAGATCGCGGCCAAGGGCGCAGCCACTGTGCGGCGTTCGATCGACGGCATGGACACCATTCGCGAACAGATTCAGGACACCGCCAAGCGCATCAAGCGCCTCGGCGAAAGCTCGCAGGAGATCGGCGACATCGTCGGCCTCATCAACGACATCGCCGACCAGACCAACATTCTGGCGCTGAACGCCGCCATCCAGGCGTCGGCGGCGGGCGAGGCCGGACGTGGCTTCGCGGTGGTGGCCGACGAAGTCCAGCGCCTGGCGGAGCGTTCTGCCAATGCCACCCGCCAGATCGAAGCACTGGTCAAGGCGATTCAGGCCGATACCAGCGAGGCGGTGTTGTCGATGGAACAGAGCACCTCGAACGTGGTTGCCGGGGGGCAGCTGGCCGGTGACGCTGGCGACGCGCTGGCTGAGATCGAGAGCGTGTCCAACCAGCTCGCGAAGCAGATTATGACCATCGCGAGTGCGGCACGTCAGCAGGCGGCAGTGGCCGCCAACGTGACCAATACCATGAATGTGATTCAGGAAATCACGATGCAGACCTCGGACAGCACGCACGAGACCGCGCAGTCGATCGGTCAGCTGACCGAGCTTGCTGCCGAGCTGCGGCGCACGGTTGCCGGCTTCAAGCTGCCCGACAGCGAGGATACCGACACGGTTGTGCTGGATGACGGTGGCGCCTCCGATATCGAGGCGGCCTGA
- a CDS encoding hybrid sensor histidine kinase/response regulator — MKHETTVEFDVLGWVKPELDALLDRARQSLESYIEDGNRDQERLRQTVTLLRQVRGTLQVVNLAGAVMLAEEMEALADALLSGQVGNLDVGLGVLSAAVLQLPDYLEYVQSGHPDTPIVILSLLNDLRAARDAELLSEAVVFLPDLASEGNGTFMAAAEGVSKAAVTAKGKRHRFQLGLLGLFRDQDIGTALSHMIKVIDALEAASTEAAAKRFWWVSGAMLDGVSRTEVPVAVKLLLGRVDREIKRLIDQGETGFAAGLGDELLKNLLFYVARAETAGPRVEAVQEAFHLDELLPRTLTLEAAKRELSAPNLKLLEAVSNAIREDLAEVRDRLEIYTHADEVTLSDIGAVAERMRRIGDTLGMLGLGGARDRVTEQARQIERVSQGKVAPSADQLLDLAETMLTVEDSLHDLLARRRGEASLVDGEGPHQEITAAGIGEALREISQVKEALINYLAAPTEPGMLTGAPDRLGDVAAALSVMGVAEPVPQLGAIRAQFSALLAGQVQPGQAWLDLMADATTAIEMYLEARAGRRPGQQALLTRADEALSLLGDMFGEARVEETVLGSGDRVPQEAPAEPEEDVVEDEMAITAISPAPALDPAESNATPAADRVDVSSEEMPGWRVLKPDADPEILEIFLEEAEEEYQRIRSLVPRWRADRQDLVALHDLRRSFHTLKGSGRLAGAECLGEFAWAFEGMLNQVLDQRVAIQEAHFALLDEAIPALHQLIVHLQGGEAPTLDVRLLAARAGRVGMPDAPTVDLDSTDPEPSLAPDEMNETLISEPAHMHAAGDIPLDDSSVEQARIEPVLAEAFALADVPEIPAEAEAEAEAEAEAEAEAEAEAEAEAEAEAEAEAEAEAEAEAEAEAEAYLDPILLDIYTRESRQHFAVVDEFLSEARGAAGPIEIGEDFLRALHTIHGSAQTAGVPAIYEVFAPLEGIAKHLIESHRGLSPAFLDLYGSANESGRAVLNALSDARTSLPDTSVLREQALAALADVETSVLATYDERLPSPREAGVPDKVEALDPELVEIFLDEADELMEGAESAVASWQSTDGDTLAAIGMLQRQLHTLKGGARMAEFTTIGDLTHALETRVARMAEAAAAPEEAGFALLHAALDCLSGMLDQAREGDMIYPQMAMIERLDAYGQSDAGMVAEDMTPASDETLSQDGGAASSGPNTPATIAARDAPDEAAESEARAGAGDHLRVRAALLDGLVNHAGEVNIYHARLKQQVTGLGYNLAELRQTSTRLREQLRKLELETEAQILFRYEQEHGELPAQNTDFDPLELDRYSNMQQLSRALAESVSDLSSIEELMAEQLRDAETLLLQQARVSTDLQDGLMRTRMVRVGGLSSRLNRVVRQTATELDKRVTLDFEGAEHEVDRTILDHLIAPLEHMLRNAVAHGIERPDVRRTSGKPEQGRIGVRFSREGSEIVVVVEDDGRGIDAEAVRQRARSQGLLDAGVELDDEQALQLILETGFSTATEISQIAGRGVGMDVVAREVRQLGGVLAIGSEPGKGARFTLRLPFTLTITQALLAQSGDDLYAVPLSGIEGVVRLSTRVLAEYFAGDEPGYEYLGNSYRLKRLDALFGEPAGQLPEQEGIYRPLLMLRSGEQRIALMVDSLLGSREVVVKALGAQLSKLRGVAGATILGDGRVVLILDVPSLVRLASISLIRSETPRHVEHAAPARQTVMVVDDSITIRKVTARMLGRGDYEVISARDGMDAVAQLEEHLPDLILTDIEMPRMDGYELASYLRNDTRFRQIPVIMITSRSGEKHRQRAFELGVDRYLGKPYQEQELMDNIRELLADRRKSG, encoded by the coding sequence ATGAAGCACGAAACGACCGTCGAATTTGATGTGCTCGGTTGGGTGAAGCCCGAACTGGATGCGCTGCTCGACCGGGCCAGGCAATCGCTGGAATCCTATATCGAGGACGGCAACCGCGATCAGGAGCGCCTGAGACAGACCGTTACACTGCTTCGCCAGGTGCGAGGTACCCTGCAGGTGGTCAATCTGGCTGGTGCGGTCATGCTGGCGGAGGAAATGGAGGCGTTGGCTGATGCCTTGCTGAGCGGGCAGGTCGGCAACCTCGATGTGGGCCTGGGCGTGCTCTCCGCTGCGGTACTGCAACTGCCCGATTACCTTGAGTATGTGCAGTCGGGACATCCCGACACCCCGATTGTCATTCTCTCTCTGCTCAATGATTTGCGCGCCGCGAGGGACGCCGAGCTGCTTTCCGAGGCCGTGGTTTTCCTGCCGGATCTGGCAAGTGAAGGCAATGGTACGTTCATGGCCGCTGCCGAAGGCGTCTCTAAGGCCGCGGTGACGGCCAAGGGCAAGCGCCATCGATTCCAGTTGGGCCTGCTTGGTTTGTTTCGCGACCAAGATATCGGCACGGCACTGTCACACATGATCAAGGTGATTGATGCCCTGGAGGCTGCCTCGACCGAGGCTGCAGCGAAGCGATTCTGGTGGGTGTCCGGCGCAATGCTCGATGGCGTCAGCCGTACGGAGGTGCCGGTAGCCGTCAAGTTGCTACTGGGACGCGTGGATCGCGAAATCAAACGGCTTATCGATCAGGGAGAGACTGGATTCGCTGCTGGATTAGGCGATGAGCTGCTCAAGAACCTACTGTTCTACGTCGCGCGCGCGGAGACCGCCGGACCTCGTGTGGAGGCTGTTCAAGAAGCCTTTCATCTCGACGAGCTGCTACCTCGCACCCTTACCTTGGAGGCGGCCAAGCGCGAACTTTCGGCGCCTAACCTCAAGCTTTTAGAGGCTGTTTCGAACGCGATCCGCGAGGATTTGGCAGAGGTTCGGGATCGGCTTGAGATCTACACCCATGCGGATGAGGTCACACTTTCGGATATCGGCGCGGTAGCCGAGCGTATGCGTCGCATTGGCGATACGCTGGGTATGCTGGGTCTCGGTGGTGCGCGTGACCGAGTCACGGAGCAGGCGCGTCAAATCGAGCGGGTGAGCCAGGGTAAAGTGGCTCCCAGTGCGGATCAGTTGCTCGACTTGGCCGAGACCATGTTGACGGTCGAAGATAGTCTGCACGATTTATTGGCGCGACGTCGGGGCGAAGCCTCGCTGGTCGATGGGGAAGGCCCTCACCAAGAGATTACCGCGGCGGGAATCGGCGAGGCCTTACGCGAAATCAGCCAAGTCAAGGAAGCGTTGATCAACTATCTGGCGGCGCCGACAGAACCCGGAATGCTTACCGGAGCGCCTGATCGATTGGGCGACGTGGCCGCTGCGTTGTCGGTGATGGGCGTGGCAGAGCCAGTGCCGCAGCTCGGCGCGATCCGTGCACAGTTTTCGGCCTTGCTTGCGGGACAGGTACAGCCTGGGCAGGCCTGGTTGGATTTGATGGCGGATGCCACCACGGCGATCGAAATGTATCTGGAGGCACGGGCGGGGCGTCGCCCAGGTCAGCAGGCACTTCTGACGCGAGCGGACGAAGCACTATCACTGTTAGGCGATATGTTCGGCGAGGCGCGCGTAGAAGAGACGGTGCTCGGCTCCGGCGACAGGGTTCCGCAAGAAGCGCCGGCCGAACCTGAAGAGGATGTCGTCGAAGACGAAATGGCCATCACGGCTATCTCACCGGCACCTGCTTTGGACCCTGCCGAGTCAAACGCAACGCCTGCAGCGGATCGGGTGGATGTTTCGTCCGAGGAAATGCCTGGCTGGCGCGTGTTGAAGCCGGATGCGGACCCCGAAATTCTGGAGATTTTCCTCGAAGAGGCGGAAGAAGAGTATCAGCGGATTCGATCCCTTGTCCCCCGGTGGCGCGCGGACCGGCAGGACTTGGTGGCGCTACATGATCTACGCCGTTCCTTCCATACGCTCAAGGGAAGCGGCCGTTTGGCTGGCGCAGAGTGTCTGGGAGAGTTCGCCTGGGCCTTCGAAGGCATGCTCAACCAAGTGCTCGATCAGCGCGTGGCGATTCAGGAGGCGCATTTTGCCTTGCTTGATGAGGCTATTCCCGCGCTACATCAGCTGATTGTCCATCTGCAGGGTGGAGAGGCGCCAACGCTGGATGTCCGACTACTTGCGGCGCGCGCAGGTCGTGTTGGGATGCCGGATGCGCCGACGGTCGACCTGGACTCTACGGATCCAGAACCGTCGTTAGCTCCGGATGAAATGAATGAAACCCTGATCTCCGAGCCAGCGCACATGCATGCCGCTGGTGACATTCCGCTCGATGATTCGTCTGTCGAGCAGGCACGTATCGAACCAGTATTGGCGGAAGCATTCGCTCTGGCGGACGTGCCGGAAATACCAGCAGAGGCAGAGGCAGAGGCAGAGGCAGAGGCAGAGGCAGAGGCAGAGGCAGAGGCAGAGGCAGAGGCAGAGGCAGAGGCAGAGGCAGAGGCAGAGGCAGAGGCAGAGGCAGAGGCAGAGGCAGAGGCAGAGGCAGAGGCATACCTTGATCCGATTTTACTCGATATTTATACACGAGAATCCAGGCAGCACTTTGCGGTCGTTGACGAGTTTCTGAGTGAGGCCAGAGGTGCTGCTGGCCCTATCGAAATCGGTGAGGATTTTCTACGCGCCTTGCACACCATCCATGGCAGCGCACAGACCGCAGGCGTCCCGGCCATATACGAGGTGTTTGCCCCGCTTGAAGGTATTGCAAAGCATCTGATTGAATCCCATCGAGGCCTCTCGCCGGCGTTCCTCGATCTCTATGGTTCCGCCAATGAATCTGGGCGTGCCGTACTGAACGCATTGAGTGACGCTCGGACATCCCTGCCGGACACCAGTGTATTGCGCGAACAGGCGCTGGCTGCGTTGGCTGACGTCGAGACCAGCGTGCTGGCAACCTACGACGAGCGGTTGCCCTCGCCACGAGAGGCCGGGGTTCCGGACAAGGTCGAGGCACTGGACCCGGAATTGGTGGAGATTTTCCTCGACGAGGCCGATGAGTTGATGGAGGGAGCCGAGTCGGCAGTCGCATCATGGCAATCAACGGATGGCGATACGCTGGCGGCCATAGGCATGCTGCAGCGGCAGTTGCATACGCTCAAGGGCGGTGCACGCATGGCTGAGTTCACCACTATTGGAGATCTGACCCACGCCCTAGAAACACGTGTCGCACGCATGGCTGAGGCCGCCGCCGCGCCCGAGGAAGCTGGTTTTGCATTGCTGCATGCCGCGCTGGATTGTTTGAGTGGCATGCTCGATCAAGCGCGCGAAGGTGACATGATTTATCCGCAAATGGCCATGATAGAACGCCTCGATGCTTACGGGCAGAGTGATGCTGGCATGGTGGCGGAGGACATGACGCCGGCTTCTGATGAAACGCTCTCGCAGGACGGCGGCGCGGCCTCCAGCGGTCCGAATACGCCCGCGACCATAGCGGCGCGGGATGCCCCCGACGAGGCTGCCGAGTCGGAAGCACGCGCTGGTGCTGGTGATCATCTTCGCGTGAGGGCGGCGCTACTTGATGGGCTCGTCAATCACGCGGGCGAAGTCAATATCTACCATGCCCGTCTTAAGCAGCAAGTTACGGGATTGGGTTACAACTTAGCCGAATTGCGCCAAACATCGACAAGACTGCGCGAACAGTTGCGTAAGTTGGAATTGGAAACCGAAGCACAGATTCTGTTCCGTTACGAGCAGGAACATGGCGAATTACCGGCACAGAACACCGATTTTGATCCTCTGGAGTTGGATCGTTACTCGAATATGCAGCAGCTTTCGCGTGCACTTGCAGAGAGCGTCAGCGATTTGTCCAGTATCGAGGAGCTGATGGCCGAACAGCTGCGCGATGCGGAAACACTCCTGCTACAGCAGGCTCGCGTCAGCACGGATCTCCAGGACGGATTGATGCGTACGCGAATGGTCCGCGTGGGCGGTCTTTCCTCACGGTTAAATCGTGTCGTGCGGCAGACCGCAACGGAGCTGGACAAGCGTGTGACGCTGGATTTCGAGGGCGCCGAGCACGAAGTCGATCGCACCATTCTCGATCATCTGATTGCCCCGCTTGAACACATGCTGCGCAATGCGGTGGCGCATGGCATCGAGCGGCCGGATGTGCGTCGTACGTCTGGAAAACCCGAACAGGGCCGCATCGGCGTGCGCTTTAGCCGTGAAGGGAGCGAGATCGTGGTCGTGGTCGAGGATGATGGCCGTGGTATCGATGCCGAAGCGGTGAGGCAGCGAGCCCGCAGCCAGGGATTGCTCGATGCCGGCGTCGAACTGGATGATGAACAGGCGCTACAACTTATTCTGGAGACGGGTTTCAGCACGGCAACGGAGATTAGCCAGATCGCGGGCCGCGGCGTGGGTATGGACGTGGTCGCGCGTGAGGTGCGTCAACTGGGTGGAGTACTTGCGATCGGCTCGGAGCCAGGTAAGGGCGCCCGCTTTACCTTGCGATTGCCGTTTACGCTGACGATTACGCAAGCGCTACTAGCGCAGTCCGGCGACGATCTGTATGCGGTGCCATTATCGGGCATCGAGGGTGTGGTACGTCTTTCGACGCGGGTGCTGGCCGAGTATTTCGCGGGGGATGAGCCGGGTTACGAATACCTGGGTAATTCCTACCGCCTGAAGCGTCTGGATGCGCTGTTTGGAGAGCCGGCCGGACAATTGCCAGAGCAGGAGGGCATTTATCGTCCGTTGCTGATGCTGCGCTCTGGTGAGCAGCGCATCGCCTTGATGGTCGACAGCCTCCTCGGTAGCCGCGAGGTCGTGGTCAAGGCGTTGGGCGCGCAGCTGAGCAAGCTGCGTGGCGTTGCTGGGGCTACGATCCTAGGCGACGGCCGAGTCGTCTTGATTCTGGACGTTCCTAGCTTGGTCCGACTGGCCAGCATCAGCCTGATTCGCAGTGAAACACCGCGGCATGTTGAACATGCGGCGCCGGCACGTCAAACGGTGATGGTGGTGGATGATTCAATCACCATCCGCAAGGTGACGGCCCGTATGCTGGGCCGTGGTGATTACGAGGTCATATCCGCTCGCGACGGCATGGACGCGGTTGCGCAATTGGAAGAACACCTGCCAGACCTGATTCTGACCGATATCGAAATGCCGCGCATGGACGGGTACGAGCTGGCCTCTTATTTACGCAACGACACACGCTTCAGGCAGATACCGGTGATCATGATTACTTCGCGCAGTGGTGAAAAACACCGACAGCGTGCCTTTGAGCTGGGGGTCGATCGTTATCTCGGCAAGCCTTATCAGGAACAGGAATTGATGGATAATATCCGAGAGCTGTTGGCAGACCGGCGGAAATCCGGATGA
- a CDS encoding chemotaxis protein CheW → MAMNAVGSLLVELISHRHWLIPQAILAEIVPADPLQPMSGAPTWIRGRLAWRGQQPVVIEPGVFCGLGAGEEALANRYAVIYALEHLPGLTYYALPLAAIPHPMRLGAEDLIAEPGEEACELEAYRVNLGERQAAIPDFAALERRLAGQLAGVQTTSST, encoded by the coding sequence ATGGCGATGAATGCGGTCGGCAGCTTGCTGGTAGAGTTGATCAGCCACCGCCATTGGTTGATTCCGCAGGCCATATTGGCCGAAATCGTGCCGGCGGACCCGCTGCAGCCGATGTCGGGTGCTCCCACATGGATCCGGGGTCGACTTGCCTGGCGTGGTCAGCAGCCCGTGGTGATCGAACCCGGCGTGTTCTGTGGGCTGGGTGCCGGCGAAGAAGCGTTGGCCAATCGATATGCCGTTATCTACGCACTGGAGCATTTGCCGGGTTTGACCTATTACGCCCTCCCACTCGCCGCTATCCCGCATCCTATGCGCCTGGGTGCGGAGGATCTTATTGCGGAGCCTGGGGAGGAGGCTTGTGAGCTTGAGGCCTACAGGGTCAATCTTGGCGAGCGCCAGGCCGCGATTCCCGATTTCGCAGCCTTGGAGCGTCGACTGGCGGGGCAACTCGCCGGCGTGCAGACAACGAGCAGCACCTAG
- a CDS encoding 16S rRNA (uracil(1498)-N(3))-methyltransferase: MRIPRLYVEASLTPGDNLPLPETAFRHCVQVLRLGEGARVVLFNGNGRDYTATLERVGRREASAAIISARENPTESPLDLCLAQGISKADHMDLTIQKAVELGVRCICPVICARSQRIPRDRIPRRHAHWLAIAVSACEQSGRSRLPALMSPIELDEWLADIGTPKQRLMLDPRADAGLSDITLDATGTLDVLIGPEGGFADDELTRVTAAGVVAARMGPRVLRTETAAIAALTLIQARWGDLR; encoded by the coding sequence ATGCGTATCCCACGCCTCTACGTCGAGGCAAGCCTCACGCCCGGTGACAACCTGCCATTACCGGAGACCGCATTCCGGCACTGCGTGCAGGTACTTCGCTTAGGAGAGGGCGCGCGAGTCGTGTTATTCAATGGCAACGGTCGCGATTATACTGCGACCCTCGAACGCGTCGGCCGGCGCGAAGCATCCGCTGCCATCATTTCAGCCCGCGAAAATCCTACCGAGTCACCTCTCGACCTCTGTCTCGCACAAGGCATCAGCAAGGCTGATCACATGGATCTGACGATCCAAAAGGCCGTCGAGCTGGGCGTTCGATGCATTTGTCCCGTCATCTGCGCGCGCAGCCAACGCATACCCAGGGACCGCATACCCCGGCGCCATGCGCACTGGCTCGCAATCGCCGTTAGCGCCTGCGAACAAAGCGGACGCAGCCGCTTACCAGCGCTTATGTCGCCAATCGAACTGGACGAGTGGCTCGCCGATATCGGAACGCCAAAGCAACGACTGATGCTCGATCCACGTGCCGATGCCGGATTGAGCGACATCACGTTGGATGCCACTGGGACGTTGGACGTGCTGATCGGACCGGAAGGCGGGTTCGCCGACGATGAACTTACGCGTGTCACCGCCGCGGGAGTCGTCGCCGCCCGCATGGGACCACGCGTGTTACGCACGGAAACGGCCGCTATCGCTGCGCTGACACTGATCCAGGCACGCTGGGGAGATCTGCGCTGA
- the metF gene encoding methylenetetrahydrofolate reductase [NAD(P)H] has product MSHQIRHPKIYSCEFFPPKTDEAAERLQKVQMDLCALGLRFLSVTYGAGGSTQARTLNTVLAIQRDSGIDAAPHLSCVGSTREHIRETLHIYRNHGIRHLVALRGDLPSGMHDIGEFRYANELVAFIREETGDHFHIEVAAYPEIHPQARSAEDDLRHFKLKVDAGADSAITQYFYNADAYFRFVDECERMGLDLPVVPGIMPITNYTQLARFSDACGAEIPRWVRKRLEGYGDDRDSIRAFGLDVVTALCERLLAGGAPGLHFYTMNQSEATLSLWQRLGLPMPAT; this is encoded by the coding sequence ATGTCACACCAAATCCGTCACCCGAAAATTTACAGCTGCGAATTCTTCCCACCCAAGACGGATGAGGCTGCCGAGCGGCTGCAGAAGGTACAGATGGACCTCTGCGCGCTTGGGCTACGCTTTCTATCCGTCACTTATGGCGCGGGAGGCTCCACGCAGGCACGAACGCTGAATACCGTCCTCGCGATCCAGCGCGACTCCGGTATCGATGCCGCACCGCACCTGTCCTGCGTCGGCAGTACCCGCGAGCACATCCGCGAGACCCTGCACATCTACCGAAATCACGGCATTCGTCACCTCGTCGCATTGCGGGGCGACCTGCCTTCCGGTATGCACGATATCGGCGAATTCCGTTATGCCAATGAACTGGTGGCCTTCATCCGCGAGGAAACCGGCGATCATTTTCATATCGAAGTCGCGGCCTATCCGGAAATCCATCCACAGGCGCGCAGCGCCGAAGACGACTTGCGTCACTTCAAGCTAAAGGTCGACGCTGGTGCCGACAGCGCGATCACCCAATATTTCTACAATGCCGACGCCTATTTCCGGTTCGTGGACGAATGCGAACGCATGGGCCTCGATCTGCCCGTAGTACCTGGCATCATGCCGATCACCAACTACACCCAGCTCGCGCGCTTTTCGGACGCCTGCGGCGCCGAAATCCCGCGCTGGGTGCGCAAACGCCTCGAAGGCTACGGCGACGACCGCGATTCGATTCGCGCATTCGGCCTCGACGTGGTCACCGCCTTGTGCGAGCGCCTGCTGGCGGGCGGTGCGCCCGGACTGCACTTCTACACCATGAACCAGTCGGAAGCCACGCTCAGCCTTTGGCAGCGCCTGGGACTGCCGATGCCCGCAACCTGA